The following DNA comes from Helicobacter kayseriensis.
TTGTGATTTATTCAGAAGCAGATGAGCTGTCTTTGCATGTCAAAATGGCGGATGTGGCTTATCGTCTTGAGGGCAATCCTATTGGAGTGTATCTAGATATTGAGAAAATTTTAGAAGTTGCGCACAAAAGTGGTGCAGAAGCAATTCATCCAGGATATGGGTTTTTGAGTGAGAATGCTGTTTTTGCACGCAGAGTCCAAGAGAGTGGATTGGTATGGATTGGTCCAAATGCCGATGTGATAGCAAAAATGGGGGATAAAAACACCGCAAGAGCCTTGATGAAAGAAAATGGGATTCCAATTGTTCAAGGGACTGAGCCTCTCAATGATAAGACTCCACAAGAAATAAAAGATATCGCTTCAAAGATTGGCTATCCCGTGATTTTGAAAGCAAGTGCTGGAGGAGGCGGAAAGGGGATTAGGGTTGTAGAGCATGAGGAAGAATTGTTAGAGAGTTTTGAGGCATGTAAAAGAGAAGCGGGTGCGTTTTTTGGCAATCATGATGTTTTTATGGAGAAGTTTGTTTCTTCTCCGCGACATATTGAGTTTCAGATCGTGGCTGACTTGTATGGAAATGTGATTCATTTGGGAGAAAGGGATTGCTCCATTCAAAGGCGTCATCAAAAACTGATTGAAATTGCTCCAAGTCCTAGTATTGATGAGGGGCTAAGAAAAAGAATGGGAGCTGTAGCTGTGGCTGCTGCAAAGGCTGTTGGGTATAGTAATGTGGGGACGGTTGAATTTTTGCTTGATGAGTTTAATCAATTTTATTTTATGGAAATGAATACGCGTATTCAGGTCGAGCATGGTGTGACAGAGGAGATCACAGGGCTTGATTTGGTTGTGAGGCAGATTCGCATCGCTTGTGGAGAAATTTTGGA
Coding sequences within:
- a CDS encoding acetyl-CoA carboxylase subunit A → MFKRILVANRGEIAVRIIRACKDLGVESVVIYSEADELSLHVKMADVAYRLEGNPIGVYLDIEKILEVAHKSGAEAIHPGYGFLSENAVFARRVQESGLVWIGPNADVIAKMGDKNTARALMKENGIPIVQGTEPLNDKTPQEIKDIASKIGYPVILKASAGGGGKGIRVVEHEEELLESFEACKREAGAFFGNHDVFMEKFVSSPRHIEFQIVADLYGNVIHLGERDCSIQRRHQKLIEIAPSPSIDEGLRKRMGAVAVAAAKAVGYSNVGTVEFLLDEFNQFYFMEMNTRIQVEHGVTEEITGLDLVVRQIRIACGEILELQQQDVHFQGYAIEARINAEDVNADFSPSMGKICAYYPALGPSVRVDSCVYKDYEIPPFYDSMVAKLIVRATSYDLAVRKLARALSEFRIGGIKTTIPFLKNICQDQVFKKGIFNTSYLSDRLQDLLPQKEHDEIDEVAAISALLAWKNHQ